The following are encoded together in the Bradysia coprophila strain Holo2 unplaced genomic scaffold, BU_Bcop_v1 contig_94, whole genome shotgun sequence genome:
- the LOC119085194 gene encoding guanine nucleotide-binding protein-like 1 isoform X1: MPQGRRKVPFSGKQKKQQIAAKRQAKSNFNALIQRPDLRPNYLSEFFPLGNASYSYSDSETEGAIGDAGGEEVKKINYQSSRSGRGANANRYALQFYKETDERLHQMRQDAMKPLQFVDKVSLEVGTDDFAGYNFPKRPDWSYAMSKEQLDRNENSYFTKYISIVEKWHRDENKIMSYFELNLETWRQLWRVLEISDIVLIIVDIRYPTLMFPPSLFEYVTKDLHKNMILVMNKVDLVESTVVLAWKKYFEEVYPEVTVVLFTSYPGYLLRNTSGLNEGLKIRRRRGKMKMALEGAQQVFEACKSITKDEVDLSSWENKISEELKLVHESTADDEAEGPAYEHTHDDDTSFNFEEHVLYKNGVLTVGCVGFPNVGKSSLMNALMGRKVVSVSKTPGHTKHFQTIFLTNTVRLCDCPGLVFPTSTPRPFQVLMGSYPIAQLRVPMASVKYLAERVDLRKLLNLTHPQGNNETVWSAVDICEAWAIKRGFLTAKAARPDSNRAANSILRMALEGQITMFTLPPKFCGKEDYWSHHEELAAIEEVQALGKLDESLDNTVSDIAYSEEDNDSNEDDSPADTSLPAIENAFSLLNTD; this comes from the exons ATGCCTCAGGGACGAAGGAAAGTTCCGTTCAgtggaaaacagaaaaaacaacaaattgctGCTAAGCGGCAAGCTAAAAGTAACTTCAATGCCCTTATTCAGAGACCGGACTTACGACCAAATTACCTTTCAGAGTTTTTCCCACTCGGCAATGCATCGTACAGCTACTCAGATAGTGAAACTGAGGGAGCAATTGGAGACGCTGGCGGAGAggaagttaaaaaaataaattatcaaagCTCCCGCAGTGGACGTGGTGCCAACGCAAATCGCTATGCACTACAATTTTATAAGGAGACCGACGAACGATTGCATCAAATGCGACAAGATGCTATGAAACCGTTGCAATTTGTGGACAAAGTCAGCTTAGAAGTCGGAACGGATGACTTTGCTGGATACAATTTTCCAAAGCGACCGGACTGGTCGTACGCCATGTCCAAGGAGCAGCTAGATCGGaatgaaaatagttattttacG AAGTACATTTCAATCGTCGAAAAGTGGCACAGAGACGAGAACAAAATCATGAGCTATTTCGAATTGAATTTGGAGACGTGGCGGCAACTGTGGCGAGTCTTGGAAATTTCGGATATTGTGCTGATTATTGTCGACATTCGATATCCG ACTCTAATGTTTCCGCCGTCACTTTTCGAGTACGTGACAAAGGATCTCCATAAGAATATGATTCTTGTGATGAATAAGGTGGATTTAGTCGAGTCAACTGTGGTGCTAGCTtggaaaaagtattttgaagAGGTCTATCCAGAAGTCACGGTGGTGCTGTTCACGTCATATCCTGGCTATTTATTGAGGAATACGTCTGGATTGAATGAAG GACTAAAAATTCGCAGGCGTCgaggtaaaatgaaaatggctCTGGAAGGCGCTCAACAAGTCTTTGAAGCATGCAAATCCATCACCAAAGACGAGGTCGATTTATCGTCTTGGGAGAATAAAATATCCGaagaattgaaattggttCATGAATCTACAGCGGATGACGAAGCTGAAGGACCGGCCTACGAACACACACACGACGATGATACTTCGTTCAATTTCGAGGAGCATGTTCTGTATAAAAATGGTGTATTGACCGTAGGCTGTGTGGGATTTCCGAACGTTGGCAAATCATCGTTGATGAACGCTCTAATGGGTAGAAAAGTTGTCAGTGTTAGCAAGACACCAGGCCATACGAAACACTttcaaaccattttcttaacaaATACTGTTCGACTTTGCGATTGCCCTGGTCTAGTGTTTCCGACATCCACACCTCGGCCGTTCCAAGTGTTGATGGGCAGCTATCCAATTGCTCAGCTGAGAGTGCCGATGGCATCCGTGAAATACTTAGCCGAACGCGTCGATTTGCGGAAATTACTCAACCTTACACATCCGCAAGGTAACAATGAGACTGTCTGGAGTGCTGTTGACATTTGTGAAGCCTGGGCTATAAAGCGTGGATTTCTAACGGCAAAGGCGGCACGGCCCGATTCTAATCGAGCGGCGAATAGCATTCTGAGAATGGCATTGGAGGGACAGATCACCATGTTTACGCTGCCGCCAAAGTTTTGTGGAAAAGAAG ATTATTGGTCACATCACGAAGAACTAGCGGCCATCGAAGAGGTCCAAGCTTTGGGAAAGTTAGACGAGTCGCTGGATAACACTGTCTCGGACATAGCTTACTCGGAGGAGGATAATG ATTCGAACGAAGACGACAGTCCAGCAGATACGTCTTTACCGGCCATCGAGAATGCTTTTTCTTTGCTTAACACAGATTAA
- the LOC119085192 gene encoding myogenesis-regulating glycosidase-like — protein MLLSVLIAVFGLQFAKAQIFVEDFHLSKSQDVSHLRVEYHTSNNVLENDSMTYSLWKGQHAIHVSQLIQKFGQNVKATRTENGFTFDGSDSSLQIKIEDDTSTFALISVERNTKIAERLDDCFELKSQEISWYGGPQQRYQYWPVERLTFDDYSYVTKQVDNCAIAERYWLNSQGVFIYVDAEAPLFLNQIANKSLCLTAEKKLPYYAHDNEPISFNYKIGISSNARAAHMVAIDKFLKKPTGIPDERMVRHPIWSTWARYYKPINESILHSLADEILLHGFNNSQLEIDDLWEICYGSTEFDTVKFPNMKSLTDALKAKGFRVTLWVHPFINKVCEPYYTEALNNGHFVLNQNNDPSAQWWNSDVGEASYIDFTKPATAKWYSDKLTALALAAGIDSFKFDAGESSFSPSDPALNATKARHPLAITTDYLNTVAKFGPMIEVRSGFRNQEMPVFLRINDKDSDWSWDNGLPTLVTTLLMLNMVGYPLLLPDMIGGNGYGNNPPNKELFLRWLQANVFMPSLQFSFVPWDYDDETISISHKFTDLHAEYTDVIMERFRLATTNGDPVNPPIWWIAPDDRIAQLINDEFLLGDNILVAPVLQEGKVSRDIYLPRGEWVDQNGDSHTGPIWLKDYPADLSVLPYFIKSGSSFVRLNFGLMVVALLAICSLAKV, from the exons atgttgttgagCGTTTTAATCGCAGTATTCGGATTGCAATTTGCAAAGGCCCAGATTTTCGTCGAGGATTTTCACTTGTCGAAATCACAGGATGTGTCTCACCTTCGCGTAGAATATCACACAAGCAATAATGTTCTTGAGAACGATTCAATGACATACTCGTTGTGGAAAG GTCAGCACGCCATTCATGTATCTCAATTGATACAGAAATTTGGTCAGAACGTCAAAGCCACACGTACGGAAAATGGATTCACATTCGACGGATCCGACTCATCACTAcagataaaaattgaagacGACACCAGTACCTTTGCACTGATATCTGTTGAAAGGAATACAAAGATAGCTGAACgattggacgattgttttgaACTCAAATCACAAGAAATCAGTTGGTATGGGGGTCCACAGCAGCGATATCAATACTGGCCCGTTGAAAGATTAACGTTCGACGATTATTCTTACGTAACGAAACAAGTAGATAATTGTGCCATCGCCGAGAGATACTGGTTGAATTCGCAAGGCGTTTTTATCTATGTGGATGCGGAGGCGCCATTGTTTCTGAATCAAATAGCAAACAAGTCACTATGCTTGACTGCTGAAAAGAAGCTTCCGTATTATGCCCATGACAATGAACCCATTTCGTTCAATTACAAAATTGGTATCTCATCGAATGCCAGAGCGGCGCATATGGTAGCgattgataaatttttgaagaagCCAACTGGCATTCCCGATGAAAGAATGGTCAGACATCCCATATGGTCCACATGGGCTAGGTATTACAAACCGATCAATGAATCGATTTTGCACAGCTTGGCCGACGAAATATTACTGCATGGGTTCAATAACAGCCAATTGGAAATCGACGATTTGTGGGAGATATGTTACGGTTCTACTGAGTTTGATACCGTCAAGTTTCCGAATATGAAATCATTGACCGATGCACTGAAGGCGAAGGGTTTCCGTGTTACGTTGTGGGTTCACCCATTCATAAATAAGGTGTGTGAACCTTATTACACAGAAGCGTTGAACAACGGTCATTTCGTATTGAATCAAAATAATGACCCATCCGCTCAGTGGTGGAACAGTGATGTGGGGGAAGCATCCTACATTGAC TTCACAAAGCCAGCAACTGCCAAGTGGTACTCCGATAAGTTAACTGCTTTGGCACTAGCAGCTGGAATTGATAGCTTTAAATTTGATGCTGGCGAGAGCAGTTTCAGTCCGTCAGATCCTGCTTTGAATGCTACGAAAGCACGTCACCCTCTCGCTATAACGACAGACTACTTAAATACAGTGGCAAAGTTCGGACCGATGATCGAAGTTCGTTCCGGTTTTCGTAACCAAGAAATGCCAGTATTCTTGAGAATCAACGACAAAGACTCAG ATTGGAGCTGGGACAATGGCCTGCCAACATTGGTAACAACTTTACTTATGCTGAATATGGTTGGCTATCCATTACTACTACCTGATATGATCGGCGGTAATGGATACGGTAATAATCCTCCGAATAAGGAGTTGTTTCTCCGTTGGCTCCAAGCAAATGTCTTCATGCCAAGTTTGCAATTTTCGTTCGTTCCATGGGACTACGATGATGAGACGATCAGTATCAGTCATAAGTTTACCGACCTTCATGCTGAGTATACAGACGTGATCATGGAACGATTTCGATTAGCGACCACGAATGGAGATCCGGTGAATCCACCGATTTGGTGGATTG caCCTGACGACCGGATTGCCCAACTAATAAATGATG AATTCCTTTTGGGTGACAATATTCTGGTTGCTCCTGTTTTACAGGAGGGAAAAGTGTCAAGAGACATTTATCTTCCTCGTGGTGAGTGGGTAGATCAAAATGGAGACTCGCATACCGGACCGATTTGGCTAAAAGATTATCCAGCTGACTTATCAGTGCTGCCTTATTTCATCAAAAGTGGATCGAGTTTTGTAAGATTGAATTTTGGTCTGATGGTTGTGGCTTTGCTGGCAATATGTTCGTTGGCGAAGGTGTAA
- the LOC119085194 gene encoding guanine nucleotide-binding protein-like 1 isoform X2 yields the protein MPQGRRKVPFSGKQKKQQIAAKRQAKKFFPLGNASYSYSDSETEGAIGDAGGEEVKKINYQSSRSGRGANANRYALQFYKETDERLHQMRQDAMKPLQFVDKVSLEVGTDDFAGYNFPKRPDWSYAMSKEQLDRNENSYFTKYISIVEKWHRDENKIMSYFELNLETWRQLWRVLEISDIVLIIVDIRYPTLMFPPSLFEYVTKDLHKNMILVMNKVDLVESTVVLAWKKYFEEVYPEVTVVLFTSYPGYLLRNTSGLNEGLKIRRRRGKMKMALEGAQQVFEACKSITKDEVDLSSWENKISEELKLVHESTADDEAEGPAYEHTHDDDTSFNFEEHVLYKNGVLTVGCVGFPNVGKSSLMNALMGRKVVSVSKTPGHTKHFQTIFLTNTVRLCDCPGLVFPTSTPRPFQVLMGSYPIAQLRVPMASVKYLAERVDLRKLLNLTHPQGNNETVWSAVDICEAWAIKRGFLTAKAARPDSNRAANSILRMALEGQITMFTLPPKFCGKEDYWSHHEELAAIEEVQALGKLDESLDNTVSDIAYSEEDNDSNEDDSPADTSLPAIENAFSLLNTD from the exons ATGCCTCAGGGACGAAGGAAAGTTCCGTTCAgtggaaaacagaaaaaacaacaaattgctGCTAAGCGGCAAGCTAAAA AGTTTTTCCCACTCGGCAATGCATCGTACAGCTACTCAGATAGTGAAACTGAGGGAGCAATTGGAGACGCTGGCGGAGAggaagttaaaaaaataaattatcaaagCTCCCGCAGTGGACGTGGTGCCAACGCAAATCGCTATGCACTACAATTTTATAAGGAGACCGACGAACGATTGCATCAAATGCGACAAGATGCTATGAAACCGTTGCAATTTGTGGACAAAGTCAGCTTAGAAGTCGGAACGGATGACTTTGCTGGATACAATTTTCCAAAGCGACCGGACTGGTCGTACGCCATGTCCAAGGAGCAGCTAGATCGGaatgaaaatagttattttacG AAGTACATTTCAATCGTCGAAAAGTGGCACAGAGACGAGAACAAAATCATGAGCTATTTCGAATTGAATTTGGAGACGTGGCGGCAACTGTGGCGAGTCTTGGAAATTTCGGATATTGTGCTGATTATTGTCGACATTCGATATCCG ACTCTAATGTTTCCGCCGTCACTTTTCGAGTACGTGACAAAGGATCTCCATAAGAATATGATTCTTGTGATGAATAAGGTGGATTTAGTCGAGTCAACTGTGGTGCTAGCTtggaaaaagtattttgaagAGGTCTATCCAGAAGTCACGGTGGTGCTGTTCACGTCATATCCTGGCTATTTATTGAGGAATACGTCTGGATTGAATGAAG GACTAAAAATTCGCAGGCGTCgaggtaaaatgaaaatggctCTGGAAGGCGCTCAACAAGTCTTTGAAGCATGCAAATCCATCACCAAAGACGAGGTCGATTTATCGTCTTGGGAGAATAAAATATCCGaagaattgaaattggttCATGAATCTACAGCGGATGACGAAGCTGAAGGACCGGCCTACGAACACACACACGACGATGATACTTCGTTCAATTTCGAGGAGCATGTTCTGTATAAAAATGGTGTATTGACCGTAGGCTGTGTGGGATTTCCGAACGTTGGCAAATCATCGTTGATGAACGCTCTAATGGGTAGAAAAGTTGTCAGTGTTAGCAAGACACCAGGCCATACGAAACACTttcaaaccattttcttaacaaATACTGTTCGACTTTGCGATTGCCCTGGTCTAGTGTTTCCGACATCCACACCTCGGCCGTTCCAAGTGTTGATGGGCAGCTATCCAATTGCTCAGCTGAGAGTGCCGATGGCATCCGTGAAATACTTAGCCGAACGCGTCGATTTGCGGAAATTACTCAACCTTACACATCCGCAAGGTAACAATGAGACTGTCTGGAGTGCTGTTGACATTTGTGAAGCCTGGGCTATAAAGCGTGGATTTCTAACGGCAAAGGCGGCACGGCCCGATTCTAATCGAGCGGCGAATAGCATTCTGAGAATGGCATTGGAGGGACAGATCACCATGTTTACGCTGCCGCCAAAGTTTTGTGGAAAAGAAG ATTATTGGTCACATCACGAAGAACTAGCGGCCATCGAAGAGGTCCAAGCTTTGGGAAAGTTAGACGAGTCGCTGGATAACACTGTCTCGGACATAGCTTACTCGGAGGAGGATAATG ATTCGAACGAAGACGACAGTCCAGCAGATACGTCTTTACCGGCCATCGAGAATGCTTTTTCTTTGCTTAACACAGATTAA